CAAGTTTCTTTAAAGCTTCTTTATCCCCTTGTTTAGCTCTTATGGCAAGCTCTTTTTCTTCTTCAGGAGAAAGCATAGGATGCTTTCCCATCTGTTGCATATATAATTGTAATGTTGTCAATTCATCTTGTTCAGCCATAGGTATTTACCTCTAAGTTTACAGTTTGCCTAATTATTCACCTTAAAATAAAATTTATCAATGATTTTTCTCAAATTCAGTTTAAAAATTCTATACTACCATCAGAAAATTCAACTTTATTAAACTTAAGCTCTACTTTAATTTCGTTTAAGCTTGCATCTTTAACATATCTTAAATTTGGCTTATCATCTTCATAGATAATTTCTAATGTCTTTCTAAAGGTTTCTCCCGGTCTAATTTTGTTGGTTTTTAGTATATCTAATGGTTTATAAACTTTTATAGGTTGAACTAACAGCTCGTTTCCATTTTTATCATAAACAATAAGGTTTCCATAAATCACATCTACATCTTTTTTAAAATTGCTTGTAATGTTAAAAACAAACAGTATCTTATCGTCTCTATCATAAAGTTTATTCTCGCCTTTATGGAATTTTTTTTCTAATAAAACATATTCAACTGCCGGCTTATTTTCATTTAGAAGTATAGATTCTTTTTGTTTATTTTGAATGATAGGTCTGCCTTCCAACTGGTTAAGTCTGTCTTCGAGCTGTTTAACTTTTTGTTCAAGTTGATTTACCCTATCTTCTAAGCTGTTAGCTGTTGAAAAATATGCTACTGTTAAGACGCTTAAAAAGATGGCAGTTGCTTTTTTCATTGTCTTTCTCCGTTTTGAAATAGGTTTTAAAGATAAGTATATCATATTTTAGTATCTTATCTCATATGTTAAAGAGTGTTCCAAAATTCTCGTAAGCTTACATTTTTTGTCATCGTATATTAAATATACTAAAAATTTTTTAAACTATAAGAGAATAAGTTTTATAATAATTATAGACATGGGAGAAAAAAAGAAGGACAGATCAAGTTTCTGTCATTGGTCTTTTAAGACCGATCAGGATGTTTTAGACTGTCCTTCCTCTACTTCCTAAAACCTGAATCAGAACATTAGGCTTTTAAGCCTGTATTTAACTACGATGATAGGTTATCAGGAAGTTTCTTTCATGTCAAGTATTTTATGAAAGGAGGTACTATTATGAACAGCTACAAAATTGTTATAGGAGTTGATGTATCTAAAAACTCATTCACTGCTACAGTTTTGTATGATAACAAGAAAGAAACTTTTGAAGTTAAATCTGACCCAGTTGAGTTTGAAATGAAAGTAAAGCCTTACCTTAAGAAGTTTAAAAAGTCAGATATGCTTATCATAATGGAGCATACGGGAGTTTACCATTTAAAGCTTGCTAATTATCTGTATGAAAATGACTATAAAGTAGCAGTAGTAAATCCATTTTCAATAAAGAAATTTATGGAAGCTAAAATGACAAGAGTTAAAACAGATAAAGCTGATTCATTCTTTATAGCAGAGTATGGAAGAACGTTTTTCGATGGAGAGCTTTATAAACCAAAATCAGATGTAGAAAAAGAAATAGAAGTAAAACTAAAGATATTGGAAGACTTACAACAGCAGCTTACAATGCTAAGAAACAAAAGAGAATCATTAAGTCATGTACCAATGAAAAAATTGAAAGAGAATTTAGAATATTACGATGAGCTAATTAGAAAAATAGAAAAAAACATAAAAGAACTTGAGAAAGAGATAAAAGAATTGTCTAAGAAGAATTATCAAGAGGAATACAAACTTTTAAAAAGTATACCTGGTATAAGTGATAGGACTATAGGAATGATAATATCAGTATATGGAAATTTTGAAAGATTTAAGAGTGTAAAAGATATATCGAGTTTTATAGGAATTAATCCAAGCCCATATGAAAGTGCAGCATGTGTAAAGAAAAGTGGCTGGATAAAAAAGATGGGAAATCCATATGCAAGAAAGATATTATACATGGCAGCATTATCAGCAATAAGGTTTAACAAATACTGCAGAGAATTATACGAAAGATTAGTAAGTAAAGGTAAGGCTAAAAAGTTAGCATTAGTAGCTGTAGCACATAAGTTATTAAGGCAGGCATATGGTGTATTAAAGAATAAAAGACCATTTGATGAAAATTTTTGTACTTGACATTTAACATAGAACATCCTGAGGACGCAAGTCCGAAGGATCTCCTCTTTCAAAAAGTGAGAAAGTGAATAGAGGCAATTCATGAATTGCCTATACAGTGAATAAATTAGAGGGTAAGAAGACGGAGATTCTTTGCCTGCTGCAGAATGACGATGTTGATTTTTGCAAGCATTCTCATGATTTACACTTTAAAAACAGTTCAATTTATTTTACATCTCGCATTAACCATTTCGCATAGGTTCTATAAGACTATTAAAAGATGTCATGTTAAAACTGCTGATAAATCTGTTTTTCTTTTCTCTTGATTTTCGGTTTTTTTTCGGTATAATTATATACTAAAGGAGTTTAATAACAGTTGCCATTTTCTGTAAAAAAGTGTGCATGATGATACGGAAACAAGAAAATGTAGAATTGTAAGTAGAAAAGAGGCAAAAATATGATAACCTTGCAATGCCAACTTGAGTTTGAAAATAGGCAAGATAAAGAGATTATATTAGATTTAATGCGTAGATTCTCATCAGCAAGTAGATACGCATATCAAAGATTATTAGAAGGCAAAAAAAGAAAAGATTTAAAAAAGCAGTTATCAAGATTGTTTAATATAAATACAAGATATTCAGATGATGCTATATTCTTAGCACAGTCAATAATTTTGTTATACAAAGAAAGACAGCAAAATCCAAAAAAAGTTATCTTTGGTTCAAGGAAATTATTTGAGCAACTAAAGAAAAATCATTTAACAGGAAAAAGAAGAAAAGAGTTAAAAGCAAAATGGAAAGAAAGCAGACAAGGGAATTTGTATTCAAGAGGAGATAAATCTAAGCAAGGAAATCTAAATTTAAGATTTCATCGGATTAATAATGAGCTTTACTTGAGAATAAACACAGGAGATAGACAATATATCTACGCAAGAGTAATTAGAAGCGTTAAAAGGGAAAAAAATAAATGGATAGATTTTGTGTTTATGTTAGAAAATGCATATCAGACAGATGAATGGTTTGCGTATAGTGTTAGATTAAAAACAAAAAACAGCAAAATATACGCTTTTATATCCATAGAAGAAAAACTACCACCTATTACAATCAAAAGAGACAATGGTATTATAGGCATAGATGTAAACGCATATCCATTTCATCTTGCACTATCTTTTACAAGTAAAGATGGAAATTTAGAGAAATATCAAAGCATTAATTTAAATGAATTATTAGAAGCAAACTCAGAAAAAAGACAGTACTTAGAATGGCTAATAGCACATAAGATAATAAAGATAGCAAAAAAAGAGAATAAAGCTATCGCTATCGAAAATTTAAATAAACTACCAAAAGGTAAAAGAGGAGATGGATTTGCAAAGCTAAGAAGTAAATTACAGAAATGGAGCTATAAAAGATTATTAGACAAAATAGAAATATTAGCAAAAAGAAACGGGATAGAAATAAGAAAAGTCAATCCTGCATATACATCAGTAATTGGAAAGCTAAAATACTCGCCACAATACAACATAGACAAAGACATAGCAGGAGCTTACGTAATAGCAAGAAGAGGATTAGGATATAAAGAAAAATTACCAAAAAATTATAAAGAACTGTTAAATGATATTGATTTTCTGTCATACACCATCGCAAGAATTGAAGATAGTATTACAAAATTAAAACAAAAGATAAAAGAAGAGAAAAATGAATATAAGAGAAGCAAAATTAAAAGCAAATTAGCAAAACTAAGAAAAAACCTAAAAACACTACAAAACCACGTCTCACGTTTCACGTCTCCCGTTTCACGTTCAGAAAGTGGAAAGAGCAAGACAGCTACCCAACATCCTGTCAACCAACGGAAGGAACAGGTGAGGGGTCTGCCTACAGGTAGACATAAAAGCTGGCAAGTTCTTTCCATAGCCTTAGCCTTCTGCTGTTTTGAAAGATCGTATAGAGATCTTTCTCCTTTGAATCGTGTAATCGTTTCAAAGGATTGGACAGTAGTGGCTAATAGGTTAGCTCCTGTACTTGGTGCAGGGACTATGACACTTCCCAAATACCGCCTGTTGGGGTCGGAAGTGTCTGAAATGGCGGAATACAAATACCCCAACCCAAGCTGTAGTTTTATACAGTTTGGTTGACCAGGTGATAAAGATGACAAAGAGACAGAAAGAAATCTTAGACTTTATCATTGAGTATTATCAGAAAAATGGATATTATCCTACTTTGATGGAAATTGCAAAACATTTTAATCTTTCTGCTGTATCCACAATTCATGAACATCTCCAAAAGTTAGAGCAAGAGGGATATATAAAAAGATCCGGTAAGGGAAAAATTGAGATAGTTGAGAAGTCTCCAAAAAATGAAAATTCGTTTATTTTTCCATACTATGGAACAATCTCAGCAGGTAAGCCTATAGCTATAGAAAACCAAACTTTTGAGTATATAGATTTGTCTGACATTTTAAGATGTGAAAACTGCTACGCTTTAAGAGTAAAAGGTAATTCCATGATAGGTGAGTTTATTTTAAATGATGATATCATCATCGTTGAAAACAGAAAAGAAGCACTAAACGGTGAAATAGTTGTGGCGGTTATTGATGGAGAGGAGACGACCTTGAAAAAATTTTATAACTTAGGAAATGGCTATATTAAGCTTGTTCCTGCAAATCCAGACTATGAGCCTATGATTTATGAAGCTGATAGAGTAGAAATACAAGGTGTTTTGAAGGGCATTGTAAGAAGCTTTAAAGGTTTAAAAAAGGGGGCGTTGTATGATGAAGAGTAATTTAAAGAAAAGCAATTTAGACAAAATTCATATTTTGGACTTAGCTTTGACTTTAGAAAAAGAATGGAAAAAGCTTTCGATATCTGATACTGTACTTTTTTATCATAAGTTATGCTATACCTTTGCAAAAAAGTTTGATGAAGTTTATGTAATAGACTGTGGAAATTCTTTAAATCCGTATGGAATATCTTTATTAGCAAAATTTGATAGCAGAGATCCTTTCACGATTTTAAACAAAATAAAGATATCAAGAGTGTTTACTGTTTTTCAGCTTGATAGTGCAGTTTCTAAAGTTATAAGTAAAAATCCTAAAATTTTCCTCATCACAGAGCTTGATAAAATTTTGTCTGACGAAAGCATCTCAAACCAGGAGAAAGTAGCTACAATAAAATCAGCCTTTAAAAAAATTAAAAAAACTAAAGCATCTGTGTTTATCACTTTTAATAAAAAAGTATACTATAAGCTTAGCAAGGAGATGGAGCTATGGGAAAAACAATCCCTTCCGCAACTGGGATAGTGAGCTTAAAGCAAAAAGAGTATTCAGAGTTTAGAAAAGCATTGAGAAAAGAAGATAAAGAAGTCTTGGATAAACTTTTTGCTTATGCTAAATTTCATTCTCCAGCGATTGGCTGTTCTAATCAGTTTTTCCCAATGGAAAGCATAATCTTAAGCATGTTGATAGAGATGCAAAAAGAGATTGATAGATTGAAAGCACAGATAGAAAAAAATGAAAATATATCAAATCCTTGATGTATACTCTGACCAAAATGGAATTAACATATGGCTTTACAATGAAAAAGAAAGAATTCATATAAAAAAGCCATACCAACCTTTTTTCTATTTTAGAAAGAATGAGTCAGTTAAACGTTTACTGCAGAAAAAATTTAAAAATATCAAGATTGTAAAAGATATAAAAATAGACCTGATAGATGGAGAAATAGAAGTTTATAAAGTCATCACACAAAATCCACTTACTTATAATAAAATAATCAGTTTTATAAAATACTCAGACATTTTCACAGAGACAGATTTTTACAACATACAACTAAGCCCAGAAACGCTTTTTATGTTTGAGAAAAAAATATATCCATTTTGTAAATTAGAAAAAACAGAAAAAAATGGTCGCTGTTCTTTTAAAAAAATAGATGATTTAGATTTACTTGATTATGAAATCCTTCCACTGCGGATAATGTATATTGATTTTGAGCTCGGGATAGGAAAAGAAAACTTAAGATTTTTAAGACACATCCCTACATTAACTATCAGATTTAACGAAGATGAAAAATCAATTGTGATAGATAATGATCTTGAATATCTACAAGAACTTTTAATAAAAAAAGACCCGGATATAATCATAGCAAATTATGGAGATGATATATTAATACCAAATCTTTTTGAAAAAGGACTAAAATTTTTAAACAGAAATAATTTACCGGTAATAAAAAAAG
This is a stretch of genomic DNA from Sulfurihydrogenibium sp. YO3AOP1. It encodes these proteins:
- the lexA gene encoding transcriptional repressor LexA, with protein sequence MTKRQKEILDFIIEYYQKNGYYPTLMEIAKHFNLSAVSTIHEHLQKLEQEGYIKRSGKGKIEIVEKSPKNENSFIFPYYGTISAGKPIAIENQTFEYIDLSDILRCENCYALRVKGNSMIGEFILNDDIIIVENRKEALNGEIVVAVIDGEETTLKKFYNLGNGYIKLVPANPDYEPMIYEADRVEIQGVLKGIVRSFKGLKKGALYDEE
- a CDS encoding IS110 family transposase; this encodes MNSYKIVIGVDVSKNSFTATVLYDNKKETFEVKSDPVEFEMKVKPYLKKFKKSDMLIIMEHTGVYHLKLANYLYENDYKVAVVNPFSIKKFMEAKMTRVKTDKADSFFIAEYGRTFFDGELYKPKSDVEKEIEVKLKILEDLQQQLTMLRNKRESLSHVPMKKLKENLEYYDELIRKIEKNIKELEKEIKELSKKNYQEEYKLLKSIPGISDRTIGMIISVYGNFERFKSVKDISSFIGINPSPYESAACVKKSGWIKKMGNPYARKILYMAALSAIRFNKYCRELYERLVSKGKAKKLALVAVAHKLLRQAYGVLKNKRPFDENFCT
- a CDS encoding IS200/IS605 family accessory protein TnpB-related protein, which encodes MITLQCQLEFENRQDKEIILDLMRRFSSASRYAYQRLLEGKKRKDLKKQLSRLFNINTRYSDDAIFLAQSIILLYKERQQNPKKVIFGSRKLFEQLKKNHLTGKRRKELKAKWKESRQGNLYSRGDKSKQGNLNLRFHRINNELYLRINTGDRQYIYARVIRSVKREKNKWIDFVFMLENAYQTDEWFAYSVRLKTKNSKIYAFISIEEKLPPITIKRDNGIIGIDVNAYPFHLALSFTSKDGNLEKYQSINLNELLEANSEKRQYLEWLIAHKIIKIAKKENKAIAIENLNKLPKGKRGDGFAKLRSKLQKWSYKRLLDKIEILAKRNGIEIRKVNPAYTSVIGKLKYSPQYNIDKDIAGAYVIARRGLGYKEKLPKNYKELLNDIDFLSYTIARIEDSITKLKQKIKEEKNEYKRSKIKSKLAKLRKNLKTLQNHVSRFTSPVSRSESGKSKTATQHPVNQRKEQVRGLPTGRHKSWQVLSIALAFCCFERSYRDLSPLNRVIVSKDWTVVANRLAPVLGAGTMTLPKYRLLGSEVSEMAEYKYPNPSCSFIQFG
- a CDS encoding carbohydrate porin — protein: MKKATAIFLSVLTVAYFSTANSLEDRVNQLEQKVKQLEDRLNQLEGRPIIQNKQKESILLNENKPAVEYVLLEKKFHKGENKLYDRDDKILFVFNITSNFKKDVDVIYGNLIVYDKNGNELLVQPIKVYKPLDILKTNKIRPGETFRKTLEIIYEDDKPNLRYVKDASLNEIKVELKFNKVEFSDGSIEFLN